The Burkholderiales bacterium genome segment CACGTCGCGCAGCCGGCGCTTTCGCGCGAGATGCGTCTCCTCGAGGGCGAAGTCGGCGGTGAGCTGTTCGCGCGGGGGCCGCAGGGTGTGCGGCTCACCGAGCTGGGGCAGACGCTGGCGGCGCAATGCCGGGAGTTGCTGGCCGATCTCAGATCGGTGCGCGAAGGGTTGCGCGACGACGTGCGCGAGCCGACCGGCTCGGTCGTCATCGGCGTTGCGCAAACGATCGGTCCCGTTCTGGCGCCGGTGCTCGTCGCGCTCGCGGCGAAACGGCTGGCTCGAGTGCACCTGCAGATCCGTGAGCTCATGAGCAGCGACATCCCGGATCTGCTGCGCACCGAGTCCATCGACTTCGCGCTGTCCTACGCGATTCCTGCCGGGCGCGGCATACGCAGCACCGACCTCTTCTCCGAAGACCTCTTCGTCGTCGGCACGAGCGCCGTTGCCCGGCAATGCCTCGGCAAGAGCACGGCCGCGGAAATCGTCTTCAGCGAGTTGCGGCACGTCCCTCTTTATCTGTCCGCCCGGACCAACGGTTTCAGGGAAGAGCTCGAGCAGATGGCGCGGGCGCGCAAGGTCCGGTTGAACGTCGTGGCGGAGATCGACTCGGTCGCGATCCGCAGGGAGATGGCGCTCGACGGCGCCGGGTTCACCATACTGTCCGGCGCGACGATACGCCGCGACATGTCGCGACGCGG includes the following:
- a CDS encoding LysR family transcriptional regulator — translated: MSSFDLKRLRYFVAVAELGSVTRAASELHVAQPALSREMRLLEGEVGGELFARGPQGVRLTELGQTLAAQCRELLADLRSVREGLRDDVREPTGSVVIGVAQTIGPVLAPVLVALAAKRLARVHLQIRELMSSDIPDLLRTESIDFALSYAIPAGRGIRSTDLFSEDLFVVGTSAVARQCLGKSTAAEIVFSELRHVPLYLSARTNGFREELEQMARARKVRLNVVAEIDSVAIRREMALDGAGFTILSGATIRRDMSRRGVFAARIVDPRVRREVCFVSRSGSAVSRAAREIAGLARESLSGLIAGGLWPGANMPASGIPRLV